In the genome of Nasonia vitripennis strain AsymCx chromosome 4 unlocalized genomic scaffold, Nvit_psr_1.1 chr4_random0003, whole genome shotgun sequence, one region contains:
- the LOC116417052 gene encoding uncharacterized protein LOC116417052 — MRELQELEDINPQNRFILQGPLHGQFAGRKPLLDIDAARNAQGPRQNQQNAIVGQVPLLVGQGTADGPQRLLQAQRNGIGGQGLPYGAQDLWQAQNNGVAGPLQRAGAGVRKSIQGQHNNNNGQKPPQPQREAAGQRKPLQNLNNGEERNAGGRQQGQAEGRAREGEPLGRNQNQKLQV, encoded by the exons ATGAGGGAGTTGCAGGAGTTGGAAGATATTAATCCTCAAAATCGTT TCATTTTACAAGGACCTCTGCATGGTCAGTTCGCTGGACGGAAACCATTATTAGACATAGATGCTGCTCGTAATGCACAAGGACCTCGGCAGAATCAGCAAAACGCTATCGTTGGCCAGGTTCCACTACTCGTAGGCCAGGGTACTGCTGATGGACCTCAAAGACTTCTGCAGGCTCAGCGCAATGGAATTGGTGGCCAGGGTCTCCCTTATGGGGCTCAAGATCTTTGGCAGGCTCAAAATAATGGTGTCGCAGGACCATTACAGCGAGCTGGTGCTGGTGTTCGAAAATCTATACAGGGTCAGCATAATAACAATAACGGACAAAAACCACCACAGCCCCAGAGAGAGGCTGCTGGTCAACGAAAACCTCTGCAAAATCTCAACAATGGTGAAGAAAGGAATGCTGGAGGAAGACAGCAGGGTCAAGCAGAAGGACGTGCTAGAGAAGGCGAACCTCTTGGCAGAAACCAGAATCAAAAA TTGCAGGTGTGA